From Nerophis lumbriciformis linkage group LG38, RoL_Nlum_v2.1, whole genome shotgun sequence, the proteins below share one genomic window:
- the LOC133578400 gene encoding pyruvate dehydrogenase [acetyl-transferring]-phosphatase 1, mitochondrial-like — translation MLGRRTFRRCCRLGFQQWSSAPAEILTLHFPAGSRKTRAHQEVSQLNSAQIQQILKANEYSHILPRGPASHGVLGFHSNMLPSNHPGEDYRSSATCLSDGGGVLFGVFDGHGGPACAHAVSQRLFYYITVAMLPLKTLAELERAVEEERAVPPLLEWLKHRRDHRCPDGGATSFHSLRTYWQERLDGDEDEDDDEDISSALVNAFRRLDYDLTVEAQVHMSMCSHRRPSLSGETSQSSPLRVALSGCTACIAHVSKGVLHVANLGDSRAVLGVQEADGCWSAVSLTNDHNAQNPDEVQRILGEHPGSEWRTVVRHERLLGLLLPFRAFGDIRFKWSAETLSRMYETRADVLSVVGEGARTLPPHYLTPPYLSAEPEVTQHLITPSDKFVVLASDGLWELMHRQTVVQLVGQHIKGLQQQKPITPTVGMTLADLQRLLLERKGRVQSVLEDQNAATHLLRHALGDDGYGAVAPNRLTKMLSLPVELARRYRDDITITVIHLNEPDL, via the exons ATGTTGGGAAGAAGAACCTTCAGGCGATGTTGCAGGTTGGGCTTCCAGCAGTGGTCCTCTGCCCCAGCTGAAATCCTTACACTACATTTCCCAGCAGGCAGCAGGAAGACCAGGGCCCACCAGGAAGTGTCGCAATTGAACTCTGCTCAGATCCAACAAATCCTAAAG GCCAACGAATACAGCCACATCCTACCCAGGGGCCCAGCCTCCCACGGGGTCCTTGGATTCCATAgtaacatgttgccatccaatcacCCGGGCGAGGACTATCGCAGCAGCGCCACCTGCCTGTCAGACGGTGGGGGTGTGCTGTTTGGGGTATTCGACGGCCACGGAGGACCGGCCTGTGCCCACGCTGTCAGTCAGAGGCTTTTCTACTACATCACCGTGGCAATGCTGCCGCTAAAGACGCTGGCGGAGCTGGAGCGGGCGGTGGAGGAGGAGCGGGCCGTCCCGCCGTTGCTGGAGTGGTTGAAACACCGCCGAGATCACCGCTGCCCTGATGGAGGCGCCACCTCCTTCCATAGCCTCCGCACATACTGGCAGGAGAGGCTGGACGGGGACGAGGATGAGGACGACGACGAG GACATCAGTTCAGCGCTGGTCAATGCTTTCCGTCGACTTGACTATGACCTGACGGTGGAGGCTCAGGTGCACATGTCCATGTGCTCACACAG AAGGCCGTCTCTCTCCGGGGAGACGTCTCAGTCCTCCCCCCTTCGGGTGGCACTGTCGGGATGCACAGCTTGCATCGCGCACGTGTCCAAAGGCGTCTTGCACGTGGCCAACCTGGGGGACAGCAGGGCTGTGTTGGGTGTTCAGGAAGCAGATGGATGCTGGTCTGCAGTCAGCCTCACCAATGACCACAACGCGCAGAACCCGGACGAGGTCCAAAGAATTCTGGGGGAACACCCAGGGTCAGAGTGGAGGACGGTGGTCCGCCACGAGCGCCTGCTGGGATTGCTCCTGCCTTTCAGGGCTTTTGGCGACATCCGCTTTAAATGGAGCGCTGAGACGCTGAGTCGGATGTACGAGACTCGCGCAGATGTCCTGTCTGTGGTCGGCGAGGGAGCTCGAACGCTGCCGCCACACTACTTGACCCCGCCTTACCTGAGCGCCGAACCGGAGGTCACCCAGCACCTCATCACACCCTCGGACAAATTTGTAGTGTTGGCAAGCGATGGACTCTGGGAGTTGATGCACCGACAGACAGTGGTCCAACTGGTTGGCCAACACATCAAAG GCCTTCAGCAGCAGAAACCCATAACTCCCACTGTGGGCATGACCCTGGCTGACCTGCAGCGCCTCCTTTTGGAGAGGAAGGGGCGGGTCCAGTCGGTGTTGGAAGACCAGAATGCCGCAACCCACTTGCTTCGCCATGCCCTGGGTGATGACGGCTACGGAGCAGTGGCGCCGAACCGGCTCACTAAGATGCTGAGTCTCCCAGTAGAACTTGCTAGGAGGTACCGCGATGACATCACGATTACGGTCATCCACCTGAACGAGCCTGACCTTTGA
- the isy1 gene encoding pre-mRNA-splicing factor ISY1 homolog: protein MARNAEKAMTALARFRQAQLEEGKFKERRPYLASECNDLHKAEKWRRQIISEISKKVSQIQNAGLGEFKIRDLNDEINKLLREKGHWQYRIRELGGFDYKHYGPRMLDQEGREVPGNRGYKYFGAARDLPGVRDLFEKEPAPDLRKTRGELMKEVDAEYYGYRDEDDGVLLPLEMQYEKQAVSEAVQKWRADCSNSGDKHQEEEEESIYRVQNDEPEEDERQPEEMDDEEGGVAFFAHVPVPSQKEVEEALVRRKKMELLQRYASETLQAQSQEARTLLGL, encoded by the exons ATG GCACGAAATGCTGAAAAGGCCAT GACCGCCCTGGCGCGCTTCCGACAGGCTCAGCTGGAGGAGGGAAAATTCAAG GAAAGGAGACCCTACCTGGCGTCTGAGTGCAACGATCTTCATAAAGCGGAGAAATGGAGGAGACAG atcATCAGCGAGATCTCCAAAAAAGTGTCTCAAATTCAAAATG CCGGTCTGGGCGAGTTCAAGATTCGGGATCTGAACGACGAAATCAACAAGTTGCTGAGAGAAAAAGGTCACTGGCAATATCGGATCCGAGAGCTCGGAGGATTCGACTATAAG CACTACGGGCCCAGAATGTTGGACCAAGAGGGGAGGGAGGTTCCAGGGAATCGAGGCTATAAATACTTCGGGGCGGCCAGAGATTTACCGGGCGTCCGAGATCTGTTTGAGAAAGAGC CCGCCCCGGATCTCCGCAAGACCAGAGGAGAGCTGATGAAGGAGGTGGACGCCGAGTATTACGGCTACAGAGATGAAGACGACGGCGTCCTGCTTCCTCTTGAGATGCAGTACGAGAAGCAAG ccGTGTCGGAGGCAGTACAGAAGTGGAGAGCAGACTGCAGTAATTCGGGAGACAAGCatcaagaggaagaagaggagagcATCTATCGTGTCCAAAACGACGAG CCCGAGGAGGATGAGCGACAGCCAGAGGAGATGGATGACGAGGAAGGAGGCGTAGCCTTTTTTGCACACGTGCCTGTTCCATCGCAGAaagag gtggaGGAGGCTCTGGTGAGGAGGAAGAAGATGGAGTTGTTGCAGCGTTACGCCAGTGAAACTCTGCAAGCTCAGAGTCAAGAAGCGCGAACTCTGCTGGGACTCTAA